In Apostichopus japonicus isolate 1M-3 chromosome 5, ASM3797524v1, whole genome shotgun sequence, a single window of DNA contains:
- the LOC139968158 gene encoding transmembrane protein 230-like, producing MKKRMTSDSSVKYERMEIDDGYIDKQFKRQPVKIPWKSISMAIILCFMGTALLVVGALLVSGKIDGKYNDRLWPVMILGVILFLPGFYHVRIAVYAYSGYEGYSYEDIPDYDD from the exons ATGAAAAAGAGAATGACATCTGACAGCAGTGTCAAATATGAGCGTATGGAAATTGACGATGGATACATTGACAAACAG TTTAAGAGACAGCCTGTGAAGATTCCATGGAAATCCATATCAATGGCTATCATCTTGTGTTTCATGGGAACAGCTCTTTTGGTGGTTGGAGCCCTCCTAGTGTCAGGAAAAATTGACGGGAAGTATAACGATAGGCTTTGGCCTGTCATGATCCTTGGTGTGATATTGTTTTTGCCAGGGTTCTATCATGTAAGGATAGCAGTCTATGCCTACAGCGGCTATGAAGGATATTCTTACGAAGATATTCCAGATTATGATGATTAA
- the LOC139967509 gene encoding protrudin-like: MAEDGDRVLEGSQDIETNGKSLNINTLVERYRHFQSLVWPLVAAVQSIVNIVRWQSPRKTIQAWVISLLLCLSAEKYYLLLLSLTLLAIVAIIGWLCRLNFTLVQEHHSQWSSHTHPSKVIPDAILDDSTKHNMRNDRKKQMVADCRSMIQDLLQVLNQFCELLENVYSLLSWSSVQKSIVFYTSAAVALLSSFLLPLCFSLSIQVCLIFGANPGFFRYLHNTDAVTDSLSTDDRDDAKTTPVPKPQITIETDTDVMYPLDNTQVEPEPLGAESERECKDEDSSSLGSGERSYQDKEEGNQKFSEKGECFSCMAAFNNFTKRRRYCRHCGNHFCPKCCNKKLPRSALGATSPAAKVEKELVCNQCWMELTN; this comes from the exons ATGGCAGAAGATGGTGACAGGGTACTAGAGGGCAGCCAGGATATTGAGACGAATGGGAAAAGCCTCAACATCAACACTCTGGTGGAAAGATACCGTCACTTCCAGAGTCTGGTTTGGCCACTTGTTGCTGCAGTCCAGAGTATTGTTAATATTGTGAG GTGGCAATCTCCTCGAAAAACAATACAGGCTTGGGTGATATCATTGTTGCTGTGCCTTTCTGCTGAAAAGT ATTATCTGCTATTGCTTAGCTTGACTTTGCTAGCCATTGTGGCCATTATCGGCTGGCTTTGCCGTCTCAATTTCACTTTGGTTCAAGAACACCATAGCCAATGGTCCAGTCACACTCACCCATCCAAGGTTATACCAGATGCTATTCTAGACGATTCTACGAAACACAACATGAGGAACGATCGGAAGAAGCAGATGGTAGCAGATTGTCGGAGTATGATTCAAGACTTACTTCAAGTCCTCAATCAGTTCTGCGAGCTCCTTGAAAATGTCTATAGCCTTCTCTCGTGGAGCAGTGTTCAAAAGTCTATAGT GTTTTACACATCAGCTGCTGTGGCTCTCCTATCTTCCTTCTTACTacctctttgtttttctttaagtaTTCAAGTCTGTCTTATTTTTGGAGCAAATCCAGGTTTTTTTAGGTACTTACACAACACGGATGCAGTCACAGATTCTTTGTCAACAGACGACAGGGACGATGCAAAGACAACACCTGTGCCAAAACCACAG aTCACCATAGAAACGGACACTGATGTCATGTATCCTCTGGATAATACCCAG GTTGAACCAGAACCCTTGGGTGCAGAGTCGGAGAGAGAATGCAAGGATGAAGACAGCTCCTCTTTGGGAAGTGGTGAGAGGTCATATCAAGACAAAGAAGAAGGAAACCAAAAGTTCTCAGAGAAGGGAGAATGCTTCTCATGCATGGCAGCATTTAATAACTTCACAAAGAGAAGG AGATACTGTCGGCATTGTGGAAACCATTTCTGTCCAAAATGCTGCAATAAGAAACTGCCTAGATCAGCTTTGGGGGCAACAt CGCCAGCTG
- the LOC139967515 gene encoding uncharacterized protein, which translates to MTRSRSRSPRRERRRSTSRERERRRRERPRSRSRSPKRRHRSRSKSPRRRRSISPRRRTISSSPEPSGSDKTTDAPAPVKDDRKKIDEETLETMSEEDKEMYKIMGFVNFDTTKGKKTAESTNADAAQILEKRKYRQYMNRRGGFNRPLDFIA; encoded by the exons ATGACAAGAAGTAGATCAAGATCCCCCAGAAGAG AGAGGAGAAGATCAACTTCCAGGGAAAGAGAACGTAGAAGAAGAG AACGTCCAAGAAGTCGTTCCAGATCACCAAAAAGGCGTCATCGTTCAAG GTCAAAATCACCAAGGAGAAGGAG GTCGATATCTCCAAGGAGAAGAACCATATCAAG TTCGCCTGAACCATCAGGAAGTGATAAAACTACAGATGCCCCTGCTCCTGTGAAAGATGATAGGAAGAAGATTGATG AGGAAACTTTAGAGACCATGTCGGAGGAAGACAAGGAAATGTACAAAATAATGGGATTTGTGAACTTTGACACAACAAAA ggaAAGAAAACAGCAGAGTCCACTAATGCTGATGCTGCTCAAATactagagaaaagaaaatatag GCAGTACATGAATCGTCGAGGAGGCTTCAATCGTCCCTTAGATTTCATTGCGTGA
- the LOC139967513 gene encoding sepiapterin reductase-like, with the protein MAMAEEQKFIFNAPTVAFITGASKGIGRAIAVEFSKRFTDKLQLVLTGRCEKDLKETVSLIQTEPSFSSKKTTFKLVIGNLSDECEFTGLVDDFFNIEDTSPYQQAILINNAGSAGDAQYIRDLTSSDAKKVQEYFFLNVSSPLLLASKFLSVFSKSKLVDQKGIQHFIIQISSLAAVMPIPSWSLYCTGKAARDMLHRVIAAEEPDARVLCYAPGPVDTAMLHHMKDESVAPKAVKIMSDSHKVSVTPQKTASVLCDVLNDDKYESGAHIDIFDVIGPPKSD; encoded by the coding sequence ATGGCAATGGCTGAAGAACAGAAGTTCATCTTTAATGCACCTACTGTTGCATTCATCACAGGAGCAAGCAAAGGTATAGGGAGAGCAATCGCTGTGGAGTTTTCCAAAAGATTCACTGATAAATTGCAATTGGTTTTGACAGGCAGATGTGAGAAAGATTTAAAGGAAACTGTTTCACTGATACAGACTGAGCCTTCTTTCTCCTCTAAGAAGACAACATTTAAACTTGTGATTGGCAACCTTAGTGATGAGTGTGAGTTTACAGGCCTTGTTGATGACTTCTTTAACATAGAAGATACTTCACCTTACCAGCAAGCCATACTCATCAATAATGCTGGGAGTGCAGGTGATGCCCAGTACATAAGAGATCTGACAAGTTCTGATGCCAAAAAAGTACAGGAGTATTTCTTCCTCAATGTCTCCTCTCCACTTCTCTTAGCATCAAAGTTTCTTTCAGTTTTTTCTAAGTCAAAGTTAGTTGACCAGAAGGGCATACAGCATTTCATCATACAAATATCATCATTAGCAGCTGTAATGCCAATCCCGAGCTGGAGTTTATACTGTACTGGAAAAGCTGCTCGAGACATGCTACATAGGGTGATTGCTGCCGAGGAACCAGACGCAAGGGTCCTCTGCTATGCCCCTGGGCCTGTAGACACTGCAATGTTACATCATATGAAAGATGAGTCTGTTGCACCTAAAGCAGTCAAAATTATGAGCGACAGTCATAAAGTCTCTGTCACACCTCAAAAAACTGCGTCAGTTCTTTGTGATGTATTGAATGATGACAAGTATGAGAGTGGAGCTCACATTGATATTTTTGATGTCATTGGTCCTCCCAAAAGTGACTAA